A region from the Streptosporangium sp. NBC_01756 genome encodes:
- a CDS encoding DUF3027 domain-containing protein: MSRTRSRTAPLDQACVAAVDLARSAIEENVRPGEVGEHLGVEGEGERLVTHYFDCLDRAYRGWRWAVTVARASRARNVTVSEVVLLPGTGALLPPEWVPWSERLLPGDLGVGDLLPTAADDDRLAPGFTETADDSDRQMIFEYGLGRARVLSPVGRDRVVRRWHSGESGPHTPLAHAAPAQCSTCGFYWPLAGALGVGFGVCTNEYAPDDGRVVAADHGCGAHSEAAVLPHQVEPTSPILDDLAYDHLPEDAVEVELAGSVDDADSEPLGHS, translated from the coding sequence GTGAGCCGTACCCGGTCCCGTACCGCGCCGCTTGACCAGGCATGCGTCGCCGCCGTCGACCTGGCCCGCTCCGCCATCGAGGAGAACGTCAGACCCGGTGAGGTGGGCGAGCACCTCGGCGTCGAGGGTGAGGGCGAGCGCCTCGTCACCCATTACTTCGACTGCCTCGACCGTGCCTACCGCGGCTGGCGCTGGGCGGTCACCGTCGCCCGAGCCTCCAGGGCGCGCAATGTGACGGTCAGTGAGGTCGTGCTGCTGCCCGGCACCGGCGCGCTGCTGCCGCCGGAGTGGGTGCCGTGGAGCGAGCGGCTCCTTCCCGGCGACCTCGGGGTGGGCGACCTGCTGCCGACCGCCGCCGACGACGACCGGCTGGCGCCCGGCTTCACCGAGACCGCCGACGACTCCGACCGTCAGATGATCTTCGAGTACGGCCTCGGCCGGGCCCGGGTGCTTTCCCCGGTCGGCCGCGACCGCGTGGTGCGGCGCTGGCACTCCGGCGAGTCCGGCCCGCACACGCCGCTCGCGCACGCCGCCCCCGCCCAGTGCTCGACCTGCGGCTTCTACTGGCCGCTGGCCGGCGCGCTCGGGGTCGGGTTCGGTGTCTGCACGAACGAGTACGCTCCCGACGACGGCCGCGTGGTCGCCGCCGACCACGGCTGCGGCGCGCACTCCGAGGCCGCCGTGCTGCCGCACCAGGTCGAGCCCACCTCGCCCATCCTCGACGACCTCGCCTATGATCACCTCCCCGAGGACGCCGTGGAGGTGGAGCTGGCGGGTTCTGTGGATGACGCCGACAGCGAGCCTCTCGGACATTCCTGA
- a CDS encoding MarR family winged helix-turn-helix transcriptional regulator, translated as MLTNNPKKDPVANLRSDAGLASALRVSLARLNRRLRRQAAGHSLTPTQVATLAAVERHSGITPGGLAELEKVQPPSMTRVIAVLEERGLVSRTPHPTDRRQVTVNVTEQGSTLLKEERRRKEAWLTQRLKELTAEERTVLRQAAPLLEKLSRI; from the coding sequence ATGCTAACGAACAACCCCAAGAAGGACCCCGTCGCGAACCTGCGAAGCGACGCCGGTCTGGCATCGGCACTACGCGTGTCACTGGCACGCCTGAACAGACGCCTGCGCAGGCAGGCCGCGGGACACTCGCTGACCCCCACCCAGGTCGCGACGCTCGCCGCAGTGGAACGGCATTCCGGGATAACCCCCGGCGGATTGGCCGAGCTCGAGAAGGTGCAGCCCCCCTCGATGACCCGCGTGATCGCCGTGCTGGAAGAGCGGGGGCTGGTGTCGCGAACACCGCACCCGACCGACCGGCGCCAGGTGACCGTGAACGTGACCGAGCAGGGCTCAACGCTGCTGAAGGAGGAACGCCGCCGCAAGGAGGCGTGGTTGACGCAGCGGCTGAAGGAGCTGACGGCCGAGGAGCGGACGGTGCTCCGGCAGGCGGCTCCGCTTCTGGAGAAGCTCAGCCGGATCTAG
- a CDS encoding cold-shock protein, which translates to MPSGKVKWYDADKGFGFLTRDDGGEVFVHSSALPGGVDALKPGQKVEFGVAEGRRGQQALSVRVIDQPPTLAKAAKPKGKRKKPDEMVVIVEDLIKLLDAVSTSYQKGKHPEAAHAKQIAAVLRAVADDLDD; encoded by the coding sequence GTGCCGAGTGGCAAGGTCAAGTGGTACGACGCCGACAAGGGTTTCGGCTTCCTCACCCGCGACGACGGCGGTGAGGTCTTCGTGCATTCTTCCGCGCTGCCCGGTGGCGTGGACGCGCTCAAGCCCGGCCAGAAGGTCGAGTTCGGCGTGGCGGAGGGGCGCCGCGGCCAGCAGGCGCTCTCGGTCCGCGTGATCGACCAGCCCCCCACGCTCGCCAAGGCCGCCAAACCGAAGGGCAAGCGCAAGAAGCCCGACGAGATGGTCGTCATCGTGGAAGACCTGATCAAGCTCCTGGACGCGGTCTCCACGTCCTACCAGAAGGGCAAGCATCCCGAGGCCGCGCACGCCAAGCAGATCGCCGCCGTGCTCCGCGCCGTGGCCGACGACCTGGACGACTGA
- a CDS encoding sacsin N-terminal ATP-binding-like domain-containing protein: MTDIFGTDRLRSAVLAAWTASPARFREDANAEEDFALGGYRDRLIVELAQNAADAALRAGVPGRLRLSLREGVLSAANTGTPVDASGIEGLSTLRVSGKRDESGMAGRFGVGFAAVVSVTDEPVIGSLGSGVVRWSRDQTTALVAEQPALAKELAERGRHVPLLRLPFPAGPLEIPAGFDTLVRLPLRDQAAEDAVRRMLAETGPALLLGLPALESIEIDLEGEVRTVLPDGWRVVSASGGFTPEQVTELFADRPTEERARPYWLVRWAVPVSGSDGAALDGPAEGEPRPLPARVPPVVHAPTPSSEPLDLPALLIASFPMATDRRHVAMGPLTDFLVERAADAYLDLLAGLPRTPKLLDLVPGLMGKGELDAHIRRAILRRLPDAPLLPALSPPASPPDAAPASSATSTAAGTEDLVVTGRQASVVAAPAELLEKISAMVPGLLPAGWPSRHPAINTLGVRRVQLADVVDMLSGDAVKDRDPAWWRSLYEVLPADDPEALGALPVPLADGRLVRGPRGTLLLVDGSALDPAVLAPLGLRVVHPDAAHPLLLRLGAGEATPRTVLEDPLTHAAVEQSLDSPEAEPVAQAVLALVEAAGLTAGEAPWLAALALRGTDGELYPAGELLLADGSLAGLLDEETHFGTASPELVERYGPRVLAAAGVLDGFAVVNDTDVMIDPDDCDHDLDREDEWLEAVLDLLPELDVPPVAREFSAVRDLEYVADWPSALALLSRPPLRSVLHPLRVLVAGEVVEVPSYTAWWLSTHPVLNGRRPTELRLPAGDPLLFGLYGDAPGGVDEAALEMIGVRTTLPSLLTSHGGPDELLELLADPSIEVDRVQLRALWVALAAVAPARVAPPRAVRAVLDGEIVVAEAEGEAGEPVVVEAPDLLPLVAGRPLILAPFDLAEALSELLDLPLAGEEAAGEVTSSGTVREVPPAVRSLLPGAPATYVEHEKLLVDGVPAAWRFFEGAVHATGVEGLARGLAWASGQWGDRLAAAALLRDPAAVPLLLAEADLDSWTATTG; the protein is encoded by the coding sequence GTGACTGACATTTTCGGCACCGACCGACTGCGCTCCGCCGTGCTCGCGGCCTGGACGGCCTCGCCCGCGCGTTTCCGGGAGGACGCCAACGCCGAGGAGGACTTCGCACTCGGCGGCTACCGCGACCGGCTGATCGTCGAGCTCGCCCAGAACGCCGCCGACGCCGCGCTGCGCGCGGGAGTGCCCGGCCGGCTGCGCCTGTCGCTGCGCGAGGGAGTGCTGTCGGCCGCCAACACCGGCACCCCGGTGGACGCCTCCGGGATCGAGGGCCTGTCCACGCTGCGCGTCTCCGGCAAGCGCGACGAGTCCGGCATGGCCGGCCGGTTCGGGGTCGGTTTCGCGGCCGTGGTGTCGGTCACCGACGAGCCGGTGATCGGCTCGCTCGGGTCCGGGGTCGTCCGCTGGTCGCGCGACCAGACCACGGCTCTGGTGGCCGAGCAGCCCGCGCTGGCCAAGGAGCTCGCCGAGCGCGGCCGGCACGTCCCGCTGCTCCGTCTGCCGTTCCCCGCCGGTCCGCTGGAGATCCCCGCGGGGTTCGACACCCTCGTACGGCTGCCGCTCCGCGACCAGGCGGCCGAGGACGCCGTCCGGCGGATGCTGGCGGAGACCGGCCCCGCGCTGCTGCTCGGCCTACCCGCCCTGGAGTCGATCGAGATCGACCTGGAAGGCGAGGTCAGGACGGTCCTGCCGGACGGCTGGCGGGTGGTGTCGGCCTCCGGGGGATTCACCCCGGAGCAGGTGACCGAGCTGTTCGCCGATCGGCCGACCGAGGAGCGGGCGCGGCCGTACTGGCTGGTCCGCTGGGCCGTGCCCGTCAGCGGATCGGACGGTGCCGCCCTGGACGGGCCGGCCGAGGGGGAGCCCCGGCCGCTGCCCGCACGGGTTCCGCCGGTCGTGCACGCGCCGACCCCGAGCAGCGAGCCGCTGGACCTGCCCGCGCTGCTGATCGCCTCGTTCCCGATGGCCACCGACCGGCGGCACGTGGCCATGGGCCCGCTGACCGACTTCCTCGTCGAACGCGCCGCCGACGCCTACCTCGACCTGCTCGCCGGACTGCCCCGCACGCCCAAGCTGCTCGACCTCGTCCCCGGCCTGATGGGCAAGGGCGAGCTCGACGCCCATATCCGCCGGGCGATCCTGCGCCGGCTCCCCGACGCTCCGCTGCTTCCCGCGCTCTCCCCGCCCGCCTCTCCGCCTGACGCCGCGCCCGCCTCTTCGGCCACCTCGACGGCCGCGGGCACCGAGGACCTGGTCGTGACGGGACGGCAGGCGTCCGTGGTGGCGGCCCCGGCGGAGCTGCTGGAGAAGATCTCCGCCATGGTGCCCGGCCTGCTGCCCGCCGGGTGGCCGTCACGGCACCCCGCGATCAACACGCTCGGCGTCAGGCGGGTGCAGCTCGCCGATGTCGTGGACATGCTCTCCGGCGACGCTGTGAAGGACCGGGATCCGGCCTGGTGGCGGTCGCTGTACGAGGTGCTGCCCGCCGACGACCCCGAGGCGCTCGGCGCGCTGCCGGTGCCGCTGGCCGACGGCCGTCTGGTCCGGGGGCCGAGGGGCACGCTGCTCCTGGTCGACGGCTCCGCGCTGGACCCGGCGGTGCTCGCCCCGCTCGGACTGCGCGTCGTCCATCCGGACGCCGCCCACCCCCTGCTGCTGAGGCTCGGCGCGGGTGAGGCGACGCCCCGGACGGTGCTGGAGGACCCGCTGACCCACGCCGCCGTCGAGCAGTCCCTCGACAGTCCTGAGGCGGAGCCGGTGGCCCAGGCGGTCCTCGCGCTGGTGGAGGCCGCGGGGCTGACGGCGGGTGAGGCCCCGTGGCTGGCGGCGCTGGCGCTGCGCGGCACCGACGGCGAGCTGTACCCGGCGGGCGAGCTGCTCCTGGCCGACGGTTCGCTGGCCGGGCTGCTGGACGAGGAGACGCATTTCGGTACGGCCTCGCCCGAGCTGGTGGAGCGGTACGGTCCCCGGGTGCTGGCCGCGGCCGGAGTGCTCGACGGCTTCGCCGTGGTCAACGACACCGACGTCATGATCGACCCGGATGACTGCGACCACGATCTCGACCGCGAGGACGAGTGGCTGGAGGCCGTCCTCGACCTGCTGCCCGAGCTGGACGTGCCGCCGGTCGCACGGGAGTTCTCCGCCGTCCGCGACCTGGAGTACGTCGCGGACTGGCCCTCGGCTCTCGCGCTGCTGTCGCGCCCGCCGCTCCGCTCGGTCCTGCACCCGCTCCGGGTGCTGGTCGCGGGCGAGGTCGTGGAGGTGCCCTCCTACACCGCCTGGTGGCTGTCCACCCATCCGGTGCTGAACGGCAGGCGCCCCACCGAGCTGCGCCTGCCGGCCGGCGACCCCCTGCTCTTCGGCCTGTACGGCGACGCCCCCGGCGGTGTCGACGAGGCCGCGCTGGAGATGATCGGCGTCCGGACGACCCTGCCCAGTCTGCTGACCTCGCACGGTGGCCCCGACGAGCTGCTGGAACTGCTCGCCGACCCCTCGATCGAGGTGGATCGGGTCCAGCTCCGGGCCCTGTGGGTGGCTCTCGCCGCCGTCGCCCCCGCCCGGGTCGCGCCGCCTCGCGCGGTCCGGGCCGTCCTGGACGGCGAGATCGTCGTCGCCGAGGCAGAGGGTGAGGCGGGCGAGCCGGTCGTCGTCGAAGCGCCGGACCTGCTCCCGCTGGTCGCGGGCCGGCCGCTGATCCTGGCCCCGTTCGACCTCGCCGAGGCGCTGTCGGAGCTGCTCGACCTGCCGCTGGCCGGGGAGGAGGCCGCCGGGGAGGTGACCTCCTCGGGCACGGTCCGCGAGGTCCCGCCCGCCGTACGGTCACTGCTGCCGGGTGCGCCCGCCACCTATGTGGAGCACGAGAAGCTGCTGGTGGACGGTGTCCCCGCGGCCTGGCGGTTCTTCGAGGGCGCGGTGCACGCCACGGGCGTGGAGGGCCTGGCCCGCGGGCTCGCGTGGGCGTCGGGTCAGTGGGGTGACCGGCTGGCCGCCGCCGCGCTGTTGCGCGACCCGGCCGCCGTTCCGTTGCTGCTCGCCGAGGCGGACCTGGACAGCTGGACCGCCACGACCGGCTGA
- a CDS encoding type II toxin-antitoxin system VapB family antitoxin: MGKILVDVDEEMLAAAQAIFGTKTKKDTVNLALAEVVARVSRLKALEEGVELFASGEFDSLLDKRNYRTVPEGHDPIPSKEEVSEEGRCAA; the protein is encoded by the coding sequence ATGGGGAAAATCCTGGTGGATGTCGATGAGGAGATGCTCGCTGCGGCTCAAGCGATCTTCGGCACCAAGACCAAGAAGGACACGGTCAACCTGGCACTCGCGGAGGTCGTGGCGCGGGTGTCCAGGCTGAAGGCGTTGGAAGAGGGGGTCGAACTCTTCGCGAGTGGTGAGTTCGATTCTCTGCTGGACAAGCGCAACTACCGGACCGTGCCGGAAGGGCATGATCCGATTCCGAGCAAAGAAGAAGTAAGCGAAGAAGGTCGCTGCGCCGCATGA
- a CDS encoding MFS transporter yields MGAVRRAETRRPHSLRAVPGKKRGKTLGLRGRLRRRRIAETATADELQAVESGTAQTVPEAQGGMFRSLRNYNYRLFAIGGVVSNVGGWMQRTAQDLLVLDLTNGSAVALGVTTALQFLPLLLFGLWGGMLADRYPKRPLLMVAQSLMGVLALTMGLLVVTGNAQFWHVYVMAFVLGLISCVEVPTRQSFVVEMVGRKDLANAVALNASSFNLARVVGPAVAGVLISALGGTGPMFLVNAVSFGAVLSGLALMRASELTAPDPLPRAKGQLREGLRYVLDRPDLLLPILVVAFVSLFTQSFSMSIALMARQVFGAGASSFGLASSMFAVGALGGALLAARRVRPSPKLLIGGAASFGVFQIVTGLAPWYPAYLLLLIPAGVALITVNTAANTSVQLAASPEMRGRVMGIYVLVMTGGAPIGAPLLGWVADLGGPRMGVVIGGVLSLVGVGAAIMLTRTIGRRSHAAVRGTAAAAAGA; encoded by the coding sequence GTGGGGGCGGTACGGCGGGCAGAGACACGACGGCCGCACTCCCTGCGCGCCGTCCCCGGAAAGAAGCGCGGCAAGACGCTGGGGCTACGGGGGAGGCTGCGTCGGCGGCGGATCGCGGAGACCGCGACCGCCGATGAGCTGCAGGCCGTCGAGAGCGGCACCGCGCAGACCGTGCCGGAGGCGCAGGGCGGGATGTTCCGGTCGCTGCGCAACTACAACTACCGGCTGTTCGCGATCGGCGGAGTGGTCTCCAACGTCGGCGGCTGGATGCAGCGCACCGCGCAGGACCTGCTGGTACTGGACCTGACGAACGGCAGCGCCGTCGCCCTGGGAGTGACCACCGCGCTGCAGTTCCTGCCGCTGCTGCTGTTCGGCCTCTGGGGCGGCATGCTCGCCGACCGCTATCCCAAGCGGCCGCTGCTGATGGTCGCCCAGTCGCTCATGGGCGTACTGGCGCTGACCATGGGTCTGCTCGTCGTGACCGGCAACGCGCAGTTCTGGCACGTCTACGTGATGGCCTTCGTCCTCGGCCTCATCTCCTGCGTCGAGGTGCCCACCCGCCAGTCCTTCGTCGTGGAGATGGTCGGCCGCAAGGACCTGGCCAACGCCGTCGCGCTGAACGCCTCCAGCTTCAACCTGGCCCGCGTGGTCGGTCCGGCCGTCGCGGGTGTGCTGATCTCCGCGCTCGGTGGCACCGGCCCGATGTTCCTGGTCAACGCGGTGTCGTTCGGGGCCGTGCTGAGCGGCCTCGCGCTGATGCGCGCCTCGGAGCTGACCGCACCCGATCCGTTGCCCAGAGCCAAGGGCCAGCTCCGCGAGGGGCTGCGCTACGTGCTGGATCGTCCGGACCTGCTGCTGCCGATACTGGTGGTCGCCTTCGTGTCGCTGTTCACGCAGTCGTTCTCGATGTCCATCGCGCTGATGGCCCGTCAGGTCTTCGGCGCGGGCGCGTCCTCCTTCGGCCTGGCCTCCAGCATGTTCGCGGTGGGCGCCCTGGGCGGGGCGCTGCTGGCGGCCCGGCGGGTACGGCCCAGCCCCAAGCTGCTGATCGGCGGTGCGGCGTCGTTCGGGGTGTTCCAGATCGTCACCGGACTGGCTCCGTGGTACCCGGCCTACCTGCTCCTCCTCATCCCCGCCGGTGTCGCGCTGATCACCGTCAACACGGCCGCCAACACCAGCGTGCAGCTCGCCGCCTCACCGGAGATGCGCGGCCGGGTGATGGGCATCTACGTACTGGTGATGACCGGCGGTGCCCCGATCGGCGCGCCGCTGCTCGGCTGGGTCGCGGACCTGGGCGGACCCCGCATGGGGGTCGTGATCGGCGGGGTGCTCAGCCTGGTCGGTGTCGGTGCGGCGATAATGCTGACCAGGACGATCGGCAGGAGGTCGCATGCGGCTGTTCGTGGGACTGCCGCTGCCGCAGCCGGTGCGTGA
- a CDS encoding MFS transporter, translating into MANGWKRARKTAGDAARLIGRSAAEAGRATVRAGRGTGRATVRAGRGAANGTQWVGRATRRLTHAQGAGRTGLGQLIELTAAQSAGDALVTAALAGTLFKLPVNEARGQVALYLLITMVPFVVVAPFVGPVLDRFRSGRRFVMAGTLFGRGLLCFAMAAAIIPGDVFTIFPGALAVLVLSKAYSVSRAAIMPNVLPADIALVTANARVALFALVTAGVAIPIGAGASAWLGAEWVLRGATVLFLLQGVLAVRLPRHVDSPDLDLEEEGGERPPRWRTMFNVGPVVSEAMQANVAIRLYSGFLLFYLLFLVQDRKLPGFAPAVTIGVLAVAAGVGGLAGTAVASWVRTRSPQLIVLSTLALSAVTTVVAAIVFTLWAAVAVALVAAFAQGLGKLALDAIVQREIGEEVRSSTFGVVEAFLQIAWVIGGLAGLWLSLFATGPAGLAVMAAALGGSLGWLLLRRRRRSDARDAKVEAARAAAPRTQASDGPAPDDRPAAGPRERSWPEPQGTTTAVVRRDDPPTEKRTKPLTNPHG; encoded by the coding sequence GTGGCAAACGGGTGGAAACGAGCACGGAAGACGGCAGGCGACGCCGCCCGTCTGATCGGCCGTTCGGCCGCCGAGGCGGGACGGGCCACCGTGCGCGCGGGCAGGGGCACGGGGCGGGCGACCGTGCGGGCCGGCCGAGGCGCGGCGAACGGGACGCAGTGGGTCGGCAGGGCCACCCGGCGGCTGACCCACGCCCAGGGCGCGGGCCGTACGGGGCTGGGCCAGCTGATCGAGCTGACGGCGGCGCAGAGCGCGGGCGACGCGCTGGTCACCGCGGCCCTGGCCGGGACGCTGTTCAAGCTTCCGGTGAACGAGGCCCGGGGCCAGGTCGCCCTCTACCTGCTGATCACGATGGTCCCCTTCGTGGTGGTCGCGCCGTTCGTCGGCCCGGTCCTCGACCGGTTCCGCTCGGGCCGGCGCTTCGTGATGGCGGGCACCCTGTTCGGACGCGGCCTGCTCTGCTTCGCGATGGCGGCGGCGATCATCCCCGGAGACGTGTTCACCATCTTCCCCGGGGCGCTGGCCGTACTGGTGCTGTCGAAGGCCTACAGCGTCTCCCGTGCGGCGATCATGCCGAACGTGCTGCCCGCCGATATCGCGCTGGTCACCGCCAACGCCAGGGTCGCGCTGTTCGCCCTGGTCACGGCCGGTGTCGCGATTCCGATCGGCGCGGGCGCCAGCGCGTGGCTCGGCGCCGAGTGGGTGCTGCGGGGGGCCACGGTGCTCTTCCTGCTCCAGGGCGTGCTGGCCGTACGGCTCCCGCGGCACGTCGACTCCCCCGACCTGGACCTGGAGGAGGAGGGCGGGGAACGGCCGCCCCGCTGGCGCACCATGTTCAACGTGGGTCCGGTGGTCTCCGAGGCGATGCAGGCGAACGTGGCCATCCGCCTCTACTCCGGGTTCCTGCTGTTCTACCTGCTCTTCCTCGTCCAGGACAGGAAGCTGCCCGGCTTCGCCCCGGCCGTCACGATCGGCGTGCTGGCGGTGGCCGCCGGAGTCGGCGGCCTGGCCGGAACGGCCGTGGCCTCCTGGGTGCGCACCCGCTCCCCGCAGCTCATCGTGCTGTCCACACTCGCGCTGTCGGCCGTGACCACGGTGGTGGCGGCGATCGTGTTCACCCTGTGGGCCGCGGTGGCCGTCGCGCTGGTGGCCGCGTTCGCCCAGGGCCTGGGCAAGCTCGCGCTGGACGCGATCGTGCAGCGTGAGATCGGCGAGGAGGTGCGCTCGTCCACTTTCGGGGTGGTGGAGGCGTTCCTGCAGATCGCGTGGGTGATCGGCGGGCTGGCCGGCCTGTGGCTGTCGCTTTTCGCCACCGGACCCGCCGGGCTCGCGGTGATGGCCGCGGCGCTGGGCGGCTCGCTCGGCTGGCTGCTGCTGCGGCGCCGCAGACGGTCCGACGCGAGGGACGCCAAGGTCGAGGCCGCCCGGGCCGCCGCCCCTCGGACCCAGGCTTCCGACGGCCCCGCTCCCGACGACCGGCCCGCGGCGGGGCCGAGGGAGCGGTCGTGGCCGGAGCCGCAGGGCACGACGACCGCGGTCGTGCGACGCGACGACCCCCCGACCGAGAAGCGGACCAAGCCGCTGACGAACCCCCACGGCTGA
- a CDS encoding DUF2530 domain-containing protein has product MNQPRRPELRPLKTNNTATVLAGTVLWAVALLVLLIVQPDAEHQWWIWTCVSGICGGIFGLWFVRRHDRRGPPPGSEEQIEPITAVPPASSTPPAP; this is encoded by the coding sequence GTGAACCAGCCTCGCCGTCCGGAGCTCCGGCCGTTGAAGACCAACAACACGGCCACGGTCCTCGCAGGCACCGTCCTGTGGGCGGTCGCCCTGCTCGTGCTCCTGATCGTGCAACCGGATGCCGAGCACCAATGGTGGATCTGGACCTGCGTGTCGGGCATCTGCGGCGGCATCTTCGGCCTGTGGTTCGTCCGGCGCCACGACCGCCGGGGACCGCCCCCCGGCTCCGAGGAGCAGATCGAGCCCATCACAGCGGTCCCGCCCGCCTCCTCCACCCCGCCGGCTCCCTGA
- a CDS encoding PIN domain nuclease codes for MTTFGTYLVDTSAVVRIYRNAQVREHWTEHISSGLVAICPAVELEVLRAAGDKAARERAEGVLRGTYGWVSMPDDAFRWARDLQDTLAITSSHQGPGAVDLLIAVTARHHGLKVLHYDRDFATIAKAADIEVEWVAPPGSVN; via the coding sequence ATGACGACCTTCGGCACGTACCTCGTCGACACGTCGGCGGTGGTCCGCATCTATCGGAACGCACAAGTGCGTGAGCACTGGACCGAGCACATCTCATCGGGCCTGGTGGCGATCTGCCCGGCCGTCGAGTTGGAGGTGTTGCGCGCGGCGGGCGACAAGGCGGCCCGTGAACGGGCGGAGGGAGTGCTCAGGGGGACTTACGGCTGGGTGTCGATGCCCGACGACGCCTTCCGGTGGGCGCGCGATCTCCAGGACACTCTGGCGATCACATCGAGCCACCAGGGGCCGGGCGCGGTGGACCTTCTCATCGCGGTCACGGCGCGGCACCACGGGCTCAAGGTGCTCCACTACGACCGCGACTTCGCGACGATCGCGAAGGCCGCCGACATCGAGGTCGAATGGGTCGCCCCGCCTGGCTCGGTGAACTGA
- a CDS encoding NCS2 family permease, translating into MRHHRDLVLPTAEGRCQPASVSDTKSSRISGLDRFFHISDRGSSVGQEVRGGLATFFTMAYIVVLNPLIIATVKDADGQFIGDGSAPNVPLVAAGTALVAGLLSILMGVIGKVPFAMAAGLGLNAFVTYGVASQMSWESAMGLVFLEGVIIALLVLTGFRTAVFNAIPPQLKTAISVGIGLFIALIGFVDAGFVRKAPAVPLELGIGGNLTSWPILVFVVGVLTIALLVARKVKGAILIGIVATTVLAIVVEAVAKVGGSGTPDSPNPSGWRLVVPTMPEEIFGFHNPLVLFKEFDPFGAFGSVSVILALLLVFTLLITDFFDTMGTVVGVGGQAGLVKEDGTMDRTREILLVDSIGAAVGGAASVSSNTTYVESAAGVGEGARTGLASVVTGVLFLLAVFLSPLVAVVPYEAAAPALVIVGFLMMTAIREIDFTDYELAIPAFLTIVLMPFSYSIANGIGAGFISFVLIKLVKGKSREVHVLMWVVAILFVVYFALGPIKSLLGLA; encoded by the coding sequence ATGCGTCACCATCGTGACCTGGTACTTCCGACGGCGGAGGGTCGCTGCCAACCTGCGTCCGTGAGTGACACTAAATCTTCCCGAATAAGCGGTCTTGACCGTTTCTTTCACATCTCTGACCGTGGTTCGTCGGTGGGCCAGGAGGTCCGCGGCGGTCTCGCCACCTTCTTCACGATGGCCTACATCGTCGTGCTGAACCCCTTGATCATTGCCACCGTCAAGGACGCGGACGGCCAGTTCATCGGTGACGGAAGCGCGCCCAACGTACCGCTGGTCGCGGCCGGCACCGCGCTCGTGGCCGGGCTGCTGAGCATCCTGATGGGTGTCATCGGCAAGGTCCCGTTCGCGATGGCCGCCGGTCTGGGCCTGAACGCCTTCGTCACCTACGGCGTCGCCTCGCAGATGTCGTGGGAGTCGGCCATGGGCCTGGTCTTCCTGGAGGGTGTGATCATCGCCCTGCTGGTGCTGACCGGCTTCCGCACGGCGGTGTTCAACGCCATCCCGCCCCAGCTCAAGACCGCGATCAGCGTCGGCATCGGCCTGTTCATCGCCCTGATCGGCTTCGTGGACGCCGGTTTCGTCCGCAAGGCGCCCGCCGTACCGCTGGAGCTCGGCATCGGCGGCAACCTGACCAGCTGGCCGATCCTCGTGTTCGTGGTCGGCGTGCTGACGATCGCCCTGCTGGTGGCCCGGAAGGTGAAGGGCGCCATCCTGATCGGCATCGTCGCGACCACGGTCCTCGCGATCGTCGTCGAGGCCGTCGCCAAGGTCGGCGGCTCGGGGACGCCCGACAGCCCCAACCCCTCAGGCTGGCGGCTCGTCGTGCCGACGATGCCCGAGGAGATCTTCGGGTTCCACAACCCGCTGGTGCTGTTCAAGGAGTTCGACCCGTTCGGCGCCTTCGGCTCCGTCTCCGTCATCCTGGCCCTGCTGCTCGTCTTCACTCTGCTGATCACCGACTTCTTCGACACCATGGGCACGGTCGTGGGCGTCGGCGGCCAGGCCGGACTGGTCAAGGAGGACGGGACGATGGACAGGACCCGCGAGATCCTCCTCGTCGACTCCATCGGCGCGGCGGTCGGCGGCGCGGCCTCGGTCTCCTCCAACACGACCTACGTCGAGTCGGCGGCGGGCGTCGGGGAGGGCGCGCGCACCGGCCTGGCCAGTGTGGTCACCGGGGTGCTCTTCCTGCTGGCCGTCTTCCTGTCGCCGCTGGTCGCCGTCGTCCCCTACGAGGCCGCCGCTCCCGCGCTGGTCATCGTCGGCTTCCTGATGATGACCGCGATCCGCGAGATCGACTTCACCGACTACGAGCTCGCCATCCCGGCGTTCCTCACGATCGTGCTCATGCCGTTCAGCTACTCCATCGCCAACGGCATCGGCGCCGGTTTCATCAGCTTCGTGCTGATCAAGCTGGTCAAGGGCAAGTCCCGCGAGGTCCACGTCCTGATGTGGGTGGTCGCGATCCTGTTCGTCGTCTACTTCGCGCTCGGCCCGATCAAGTCCCTCCTGGGCCTCGCCTGA